The Vicia villosa cultivar HV-30 ecotype Madison, WI linkage group LG1, Vvil1.0, whole genome shotgun sequence genome includes a region encoding these proteins:
- the LOC131594157 gene encoding uncharacterized protein LOC131594157 produces the protein MEAVAEKVEVIVCSSEKKQGSNEEEWSTMLKVGRCRSVPRSSTMIIAWNLRGLNKMGKIKEISSRFVGLNPDIVVLIETRVKDNKAGAVRNKLNLRGEYVDNYQRHENGRIWVFWNDNKVGLTVVKVTQQMIHCSIHDTMGRWRYWLTAIYVMNQLEHRQKLWKDIEDIQCNQQGPWCIIGDFNNVVTSNDKIGGRQVQEHEYKDLCSMMERTGLYEMDSTGDHFTWTNKQRDNAIYSRIDRILGNIDWHQQHMDFTLHIMSPSVFDHAMLCLKENQLSRIQRKHFKFRNCLVEMEGYSNTVARSWNEHLPGRHMYVVWKKLQRLQPHLRALGKPLRDVQRNIVLVRNLL, from the coding sequence ATGGAGGCAGTAGCTGAAAAGGTTGAGGTTATTGTGTGTAGCTCTGAGAAGAAACAGGGTTCAAATGAGGAAGAATGGAGCACAATGCTCAAAGTGGGGAGATGCCGCAGTGTTCCCAGATCAAGTACCATGATAATAGCTTGGAATTTAAGGGGGCTAAATAAAATGGGGAAAATCAAGGAGATAAGCTCCCGTTTTGTTGGTCTAAACCCTGACATAGTAGTGCTTATTGAAACAAGAGTGAAGGATAATAAGGCTGGTGCAGTAAGGAATAAATTGAATCTTAGAGGTGAGTATGTGGATAACTACCAGAGACATGAAAATGGAAGAATATGGGTGTTTTGGAATGATAATAAAGTGGGTCTAACTGTGGTGAAGGTTACTCAGCAAATGATACACTGCAGCATTCATGACACTATGGGGAGATGGAGATATTGGCTGACTGCAATTTATGTTATGAACCAACTGGAACATAGACAGAAATTGTGGAAGGATATTGAGGACATACAATGCAACCAGCAGGGGCCATGGTGCATTATTGGAGATTTCAATAATGTGGTGACTAGCAATGATAAGATAGGTGGGAGACAGGTCCAAGAGCATGAATACAAAGATCTCTGCAGCATGATGGAGAGAACTGGACTGTATGAGATGGACAGCACAGGTGACCACTTCACTTGGACTAACAAACAGAGAGACAATGCTATCTACTCAAGGATTGATAGGATTTTGGGGAATATAGATTGGCATCAACAACATATGGACTTTACCCTTCACATTATGTCACCCAGTGTATTTGACCATGCTATGCTTTGCTTGAAGGAGAACCAGTTGAGTAGAATCCAGAGGAAGCACTTCAAATTCAGGAATTGTCTGGTGGAGATGGAGGGATATAGCAACACTGTGGCTAGGAGTTGGAATGAGCATCTGCCTGGGAGACATATGTATGTGGTTTGGAAGAAATTGCAAAGGCTCCAGCCTCATTTGCGAGCCCTTGGCAAGCCACTGAGAGATGTACAGAGAAACATTGTCTTGGTCAGAAATTTGCTGTAG
- the LOC131622201 gene encoding GDSL esterase/lipase At1g29660-like — MAFETKFWIVYHLCLLVACFMQYCVNGESSQVPCLFIFGDSLSDSGNNNYIPTRAKADYNPYGIDFPQGPTGRVTNGKTRVDIISKLLGLEKLIPPFFNTIGYDIMKGVNYASASAGIRNETGKRTAVTNIDFGQQIENHKTIVTQIAVKLGSKENAKQYLKKCLYYIYIGTNDYALNYFQPDLYNTSRMYNPEEYAKVLIDQYSVYEKVLYNLGSRKFVAVGLAKIGCTPMILASNPTNGSSCVEKLNDIEAIFSQKLESQVEKFNTEYPDSKAIFINTTAIKIDRSLGFTNLNTSCCPMKSDGFCVRGSTPCPNRREYISYDGIHPTEHVNNITATKSYDSNNNQKIASPLDIKRLAQLPL; from the exons ATGGCATTTGAAACTAAATTCTGGATTGTTTACCATCTTTGTCTCTTGGTTGCATGCTTCATGCAATATTGTGTCAATGGAGAATCATCTCAAGTGCCTTGTCTTTTTATATTTGGAGACTCTCTGTCTGATAGTGGAAATAACAACTATATCCCAACAAGAGCAAAAGCTGATTACAATCCATATGGCATCGACTTTCCCCAAGGCCCCACTGGAAGAGTTACCAATGGAAAAACACGAGTTGACATAATTA GTAAACTACTTGGATTGGAGAAACTCATCCCACCATTTTTTAACACTATTGGCTATGATATAATGAAAGGTGTTAATTATGCATCAGCTTCTGCTGGAATTCGTAATGAAACTGGAAAACGTACAGCG GTTACTAATATTGACTTTGGACAGCAGATTGAAAATCACAAAACTATTGTTACTCAAATTGCTGTAAAGCTTGGAAGTAAAGAAAATGCCAAACAATATCTAAAAAAGTGTCTGTATTATATTTATATAGGCACCAATGATTATGCATTAAATTATTTTCAACCCGATCTCTATAATACAAGTCGCATGTACAACCCCGAAGAGTATGCCAAAGTTCTTATTGACCAATATTCTGTTTATGAAAAG GTTTTGTATAATCTTGGATCAAGAAAATTTGTGGCAGTTGGGCTTGCAAAAATAGGTTGCACTCCAATGATCCTTGCTAGTAATCCTACGAATGGATCATCATGCGTTGAAAAGCTAAATGATATTGAAGCAATATTTAGTCAGAAGCTTGAATCTCAAGTAGAGAAGTTCAATACCGAATATCCTGATTCCAAAGCTATTTTTATAAATACTACTGCTATCAAAATAGACCGCTCTCTTG GTTTTACCAATTTGAATACATCTTGTTGTCCAATGAAATCTGATGGATTTTGTGTTCGTGGCTCAACACCATGCCCAAATAGAAGAGAGTACATTTCTTATGATGGTATTCATCCAACAGAACATGTTAACAACATCACTGCAACAAAATCGTACGATAGTAATAATAATCAAAAGATAGCTTCTCCATTGGATATTAAGCGTCTCGCTCAACTCCCGCTTTAA
- the LOC131594147 gene encoding uncharacterized protein LOC131594147, whose amino-acid sequence MDVEKVDSSTQHIHCRIFNAQGVFQYWLSIIYAHNQLPLRNLQWKTLQEYGQREPWMILGDFNNVMKVGDRIGGHPVQSHEYTALEDMMPGSLSSKIVKEFLNAYISDHTPIRVQQKENEDRKQGIYREFKFLNCITENPHIGDTDLKAITYHITDGVKNIQNARLNLAQAENMLAADLFNQDHFDEEKNKKAGIQQLEDRNGRMLTEHKDIEAEVVNFYKGLVGTASSRLKHVDIVALRDGNQLNEEDRQQMIQPVSTKEIWEALQGVGDNKAPGGDVTYRYLINGKPSPSIQAKRGLRQGDPISPILFVLIMKYLHRSLRKLKHMPAFKFHPKCKKSGITNICFADDLMMFTRGDPVSVQIMMREFHLVSEATGLMASPTKCKVCSRGINATVQQQILQITDFSASEIPFKYLGVPMSCRKLNIHQCRPLVDRILHKGNADMTRKAPVAWDTVCNPRVLGGLNITSLKEWNIATMGKLFWNIQAKADKLWVKWISAYYLKCHSAMDWQYKNCSWLLANIFKCRDKVKDTGMATRKTVVYSRK is encoded by the exons ATGGATGTGGAGAAAGTGGATTCTTCTACACAACATATTCACTGCAGGATTTTCAATGCTCAGGGAGTTTTTCAATACTGGTTATCTATAATATATGCTCATAATCAACTGCCTCTTAGAAATCTTCAGTGGAAGACACTCCAAGAGTATGGGCAGAGAGAACCTTGGATGATCCTTGGAGACTTCAATAATGTGATGAAGGTGGGAGATAGAATTGGAGGACACCCTGTCCAAAGCCATGAATATACTGCATTAGAGGATATGATG CCTGGTTCCTTAAGTTCCAAGATAGTTAAGGAATTTCTTAATGCGTATATCTCAGACCATACTCCTATTAGAGTCCAACAAAAGGAGAATGAAGATAGGAAACAAGGCATATACAGGGAGTTCAAATTTTTGAATTGCATTACTGAGAATCCTCATATTGGAGATACT GATCTCAAAGCCATCACCTACCATATTACTGATGGAGTGAAGAACATACAAAATGCAAGATTGAATCTGGCCCAGGCTGAAAATATGCTAGCTGCTGATCTGTTCAACCAGGATCACTTTGATGAG GAGAAGAACAAGAAAGCTGGTATCCAACAATTAGAAGATAGAAATGGTCGAATGTTAACTGAGCACAAAGatattgaggctgaagttgtaaacTTCTACAAAGGGTTAGTTGGAACAGCCTCCTCCAGACTGAAACATGTGGACATTGTAGCTTTGAGGGATGGCAACCAGTTGAATGAAGAGGATAGACAACAGATGATCCAACCTGTCTCTACAAAGGAAATCTGGGAGGCCCTTCAAGGGGTGGGAGACAACAAAGCCCCTGGGGGGGACG TTACCTATAGATATTTGATTAATGGAAAGCCTAGTCCGAGTATTCAAGCAAAGCGTGGTCTGAGACAAGGCGACCCCATTTCACCTATCTTATTTGTATTGATTATGAAATATTTACATAGGAGCTTGAGGAAGTTGAAACATATGCCTGCTTTTAAATTTCACCCCAAATGtaaaaaatcagggatcaccaaCATTTGCTTTGCGGATGATTTAATGATGTTTACTAGAGGTGATCCAGTCTCTGTGCAGATTATGATGAGGGAGTTCCACTTGGTCTCAGAGGCGACAGGTTTAATGGCCAGCCCAACTAAATGCAAGGTTTGTAGTAGAGGGATAAATGCAACAGTACAACAACAGATTCTCCAAATCACAGACTTTTCTGCAAGCGAAATCCCATTCAAATATTTAGGTGTTCCGATGTCCTGTAGAAAGCTGAATATTCACCAATGTAGGCCTCTGGTTGATAGAATTTTGCACAAG GGCAATGCTGACATGACTAGGAAGGCACCAGTGGCATGGGATACTGTTTGCAATCCGAGAGTTTTGGGTGGATTGAACATTACGTCGTTGAAGGAGTGGAACATAGCCACTATGGGGAAACTGTTTTGGAATATTCAGGCCAAAGCCGACAAGCTTTGGGTAAAGTGGATATCTGCATATTATCTGAAGTGTCATTCAGCTATGGACTGGCAGTACAAGAATTGTTCATGGTTGCTGGCCAATATTTTCAAATGCAGAGACAAGGTCAAGGACACTGGGATGGCAACAAGAAAAACAGTGGTTTATAGTAGAAAGTAG